A window of Mycobacterium bourgelatii genomic DNA:
GCTGTCGTTCGTCGCGACGGTCGCCGCGGCCCGATATCTGGGATCCGGAGGGCCGTTCGAATGATCTCGCTAGCTCTCGACATTGTGGGCGGGGTGTTGCTGATCGCGGGGCTCCTGCTGCTGACCATCAGCGTGTACGGCATCATGCGGATGCCCGACACGCAAAGTCAGTTGCATGCCCAAGGTTTGGCCACTGGCCCAGGAGTGATCGTCGTCCTCGCGTCCTCCATCGCGACCGAGAACGCTGCCATCATCTCTATCGCGACTTTGGCGATCGTCTTTATGGTGCTGACCTCGCCCACGGCGGGTCACTCGATTTCCCGTTCCGCCCGCCGCCGCAGTAAAGCCGACGCAGACGATGACCTGACGGATTCGCCGGAATAACAATGGCGGGCGTGCAAAGCAGTAGGTCGGCGGGACGTCCGCGGGACGCGTCGATAGACGAGCGGGTGTTGTCGGTGACCCGTGAGCTGCTCGTGGAGGTCGGTTGGGACGCGCTGAGCATGCGGTTGATCGCCGCAAGATGTGGGGTCAGCCGGTCGAGCCTGGACCGTCGCTGGTCGTCGAAGGCCGAGCTCGTGTTGCACGCCATCCTGGGCGCGACCCCCGATCTTGCGCCGTTCGCGGGTGCGGATCGGTTGGGCTGGGTGGATTGGGTGGTGCGCGGCAGTCAGCAACTTTTCGCCCGTCCCGAGGTGAAAGCCGCCGTTCCGGGACTCTTGCTCGCGATGGGCGAGAACGATGAGCTGCGCAGAAGATTGTGGTCGGACTTCAGTGGACCCGCGGTCGCGTTGTTCAGCGGCGATTCCGACGACACGAGTGATGCCGCACTCGACGCCCGGGCCGTCATCGCGATGGCCGCCGGTGCCGCGCTGTTCCTCACCACGATCGCCGTCGAAGACGACACCGACGCGCTACACGCCCGTGTCGCTGGGTTCCTCACGGACGCGGTGTCCAGGAAATGACGCGATGATCGCGTCGGTTGGCGACCGCCACTGGATTCCAAGGTCCCGAAGGGTGCGGGAATCGTCGGTGGGCGTCGCCGCGGTAAGCAGCAGCGCAGCCTCGTAGCTCAACCCGTCACCCATGGGAACGATGCTGGACAGGGCTTCGGCGATCCTGCTCGCTCCGCGAAACACTGCCGGGTGCAAAGGGATCCGAACGAATCGGCGGCCGGTGCCGTGTTCCAGGGCGTCGATCATTTCGTCGA
This region includes:
- a CDS encoding TetR/AcrR family transcriptional regulator, with the protein product MQSSRSAGRPRDASIDERVLSVTRELLVEVGWDALSMRLIAARCGVSRSSLDRRWSSKAELVLHAILGATPDLAPFAGADRLGWVDWVVRGSQQLFARPEVKAAVPGLLLAMGENDELRRRLWSDFSGPAVALFSGDSDDTSDAALDARAVIAMAAGAALFLTTIAVEDDTDALHARVAGFLTDAVSRK
- a CDS encoding cation:proton antiporter, which produces MLLIAGLLLLTISVYGIMRMPDTQSQLHAQGLATGPGVIVVLASSIATENAAIISIATLAIVFMVLTSPTAGHSISRSARRRSKADADDDLTDSPE